A genomic region of Bernardetia sp. ABR2-2B contains the following coding sequences:
- a CDS encoding rhomboid family intramembrane serine protease has protein sequence MDFSERIKYEWNKSDNTLMRIVMINVVLYLLFAVIIIVAKFGNLPALSEFAVKAFYLPPSLPELAFRPWTLITYGFTHSLGDIFHILFNMLILYWFGSIIVSEIGSNRLLGLYIWGILAGAVAFLMLYNLVPFFIQLRSSTLGLIGASAGVYAVVAAAGTLLPNMKMNLFLIGEVSLKWIAIGYVALSFVSLAGFNAGGNMAHLGGALIGYLFIIQYKKGNDWSKPVVSFVTFFQNLFKRKPKMKARRGGSAASNEEYNQQKQARAKKSTEEQNQIDDILDKISASGYESLTQKEKQILFQASKK, from the coding sequence ATGGACTTTTCAGAACGAATAAAATACGAGTGGAACAAATCTGATAATACCTTGATGCGTATTGTGATGATAAATGTGGTATTGTATCTTCTCTTTGCTGTCATTATTATTGTGGCAAAGTTTGGTAATCTACCTGCTTTGAGTGAGTTTGCTGTTAAGGCTTTTTATTTACCTCCAAGTCTGCCTGAACTAGCCTTCCGACCTTGGACACTAATTACATACGGCTTCACACACTCTTTAGGAGATATTTTTCATATTCTTTTTAATATGCTAATTCTCTATTGGTTTGGCTCAATAATAGTTTCAGAAATTGGTTCGAATCGTTTATTAGGACTTTATATTTGGGGGATTTTGGCTGGAGCAGTTGCATTTTTGATGCTTTATAATCTTGTTCCTTTCTTTATTCAACTTCGTAGCTCTACTTTGGGGCTTATTGGTGCTTCAGCAGGTGTTTATGCTGTGGTAGCAGCAGCAGGAACATTACTTCCCAATATGAAAATGAATTTGTTTTTGATTGGAGAGGTAAGCTTAAAATGGATTGCCATAGGTTATGTTGCTTTGTCCTTTGTTTCTTTAGCAGGGTTCAATGCAGGTGGAAATATGGCACATTTGGGAGGAGCTTTGATAGGTTATTTATTTATTATTCAATATAAAAAAGGAAATGATTGGAGCAAACCTGTGGTAAGTTTTGTTACTTTCTTTCAAAATCTGTTCAAAAGAAAACCTAAGATGAAAGCTCGTAGAGGAGGAAGTGCAGCAAGTAATGAAGAGTACAATCAACAAAAACAAGCACGAGCAAAAAAATCTACTGAAGAACAAAATCAGATTGATGATATTTTAGATAAAATATCAGCTTCTGGTTATGAATCTCTCACACAAAAAGAAAAACAGATTTTATTCCAAGCTAGTAAAAAGTAG
- the gatA gene encoding Asp-tRNA(Asn)/Glu-tRNA(Gln) amidotransferase subunit GatA, with the protein MKTHIDSFASVQKAIHNKTITCVELVNHYLKVINEKNPSLNAFLEVYEEEAKTQAKVVDEKIQNGTAGKLAGMVVGLKDVLCHKDHKLQAASKMLEGFESQFDGTAVERLLKEDAIVIGRQNCDEFAMGSTNENSAFGVAKNEIGENRVPGGSSGGSAVAVQAGMCMVSLGSDTGGSVRQPAAFCGIVGLKPTYSRISRYGLIAFASSFDSIGIFANNAADTAITLEVIAGKDDNDSTVSQREVPNYSELVKQEQSKKPKIAYFKETLNSEGLNEEVKAATVAKIDKLRSEGYEVEEVDFSLLKYALPTYYILITAEASTNLSRYDGVRYGFRSPNVTDLESMYKRTRTEGFGKEVKRRIMLGTFVLSASYYDAYFTKAQKVRRKIQEAMKEVFKEYDFIISPTTPTTAFEIGKYEGETVELYLADLFTVPASVVGIPAISIPNGTDKEGLPIGLQIMGNYFSEDKLLAFADELMN; encoded by the coding sequence TTGAAAACTCATATAGATTCCTTTGCTTCTGTCCAAAAAGCCATTCATAACAAAACGATTACTTGCGTAGAGTTGGTCAATCATTATTTGAAAGTCATCAATGAAAAAAATCCTTCTCTAAATGCTTTTTTAGAAGTGTATGAAGAAGAAGCCAAAACACAGGCAAAAGTTGTCGATGAAAAAATCCAAAACGGCACAGCAGGAAAATTAGCTGGAATGGTCGTCGGATTGAAAGATGTTTTGTGTCATAAAGACCACAAACTACAAGCAGCTTCAAAAATGCTAGAAGGTTTTGAATCTCAATTTGATGGAACTGCCGTAGAACGTCTTTTGAAAGAAGATGCTATCGTCATTGGTCGTCAGAATTGTGATGAGTTTGCGATGGGTTCTACCAATGAAAATTCTGCTTTTGGAGTAGCAAAAAATGAAATCGGCGAAAATAGAGTTCCAGGAGGAAGTTCTGGAGGCTCGGCTGTGGCAGTTCAGGCAGGAATGTGTATGGTTTCTTTAGGTTCTGATACAGGTGGTTCGGTTCGCCAACCCGCTGCTTTTTGTGGAATTGTTGGTTTGAAACCTACCTATTCACGCATTTCTCGTTATGGTCTGATTGCCTTTGCCTCGTCTTTTGATAGCATTGGGATTTTTGCAAATAATGCTGCTGATACAGCGATTACTTTAGAAGTTATTGCAGGAAAAGATGATAATGATAGTACCGTTTCTCAAAGAGAAGTTCCGAATTATTCAGAATTAGTAAAACAAGAGCAAAGCAAAAAGCCAAAAATCGCTTACTTCAAAGAAACATTGAACAGTGAAGGACTGAATGAAGAAGTAAAAGCTGCAACCGTAGCCAAAATAGATAAATTGAGAAGTGAAGGCTATGAGGTAGAGGAAGTTGATTTTTCTCTTCTAAAATATGCTCTACCAACTTATTATATTCTGATTACGGCAGAGGCAAGTACAAACTTGTCAAGATATGATGGTGTTCGTTATGGTTTCCGTAGTCCGAATGTTACTGACTTAGAATCCATGTACAAAAGAACTCGTACAGAAGGATTTGGTAAGGAAGTCAAGCGCAGAATTATGTTAGGAACATTTGTCTTGAGTGCAAGTTATTATGATGCCTACTTTACGAAAGCACAAAAAGTAAGACGTAAAATACAAGAGGCAATGAAAGAAGTATTTAAAGAATATGACTTCATTATTTCTCCAACAACACCTACAACAGCTTTTGAGATTGGAAAATACGAAGGCGAAACGGTAGAGCTTTATTTAGCTGATTTGTTTACTGTTCCTGCTTCTGTGGTCGGTATTCCTGCGATTTCTATTCCAAACGGAACAGACAAAGAAGGTTTGCCTATCGGACTTCAAATAATGGGAAATTATTTTTCAGAAGATAAATTATTGGCTTTTGCTGATGAGTTGATGAATTAA
- a CDS encoding serine hydrolase, which yields MKNNLIFLYTLLLLFLNPLLSNACSMYKISKDGKTIVGNNEDWVSPNSQFWFESGNTDNYGVMYMGLLDNFAQGAINEAGLVFDGFANPELPVNNTEGKTDIPIGRAIRKIMQTMDNVEEVKEYLSKINLSSLSSSQIVFVDKSGAYLIVEGDELIIGEDKEKIFSNFYYSQIKSEKDIKLENVQCGLKFIKSSKANASLDYCSEVMKSLSSSKTFGTQYSTIYNLNTLKVRVYLFHDYSTFIELDLIEELKKGNHRMMIADLFSKESVGNKHYQKYNDKENPTRFLKELVDSSEDITEKELQEMGFNNIINMIGYEWLNDNNNPQAAIKVFDYGTTLMPSDANLFDSFGEAYFENNNYEKAKINYEKSLALNPKNKGAKKFIERINLKIEQQKKFKKLQKIIDQYAQNTLKKGNINSLAISVYKNEEMYHNYYGEIDTNANNSPTDSTLYEVASISKVFVGSLVAKAVVEGKITLEDDIRMYFENDFSNLEFEGTPIKIKNLLTHTLGLKNRTPKKLEKINEQVRAGYYENKEFDYDTNDLLEELETAKLDKKPGTFYEYNLVGSELLTCILSKVYEKPYKELLEDFFDELGMRNSYLQEYEKQKDYIINGYGEDKKQVPLLKNTLPGGAYGVLSTLPDLTKFMQFQLESKNPLIEESTRFLFENEEESIGYLWDVGVEEVEGFYYSKTGTSNGVQSVILVCPESDYGLILMMNNTSDAAFNDWVNLYNKIETDLIQYPKLNLVSLLKTDFIENPKKAQTEYRRLKSDTTNYAFGSNYLNRFGYELLFNNQTKKAIEIFEFAISEDPKNANLYDSLGEAYFNDNDYKKALLNYKISLELNPNNKNAKDYISRINKLESNN from the coding sequence ATGAAAAATAATCTCATATTTTTATATACGCTGTTACTACTTTTTTTAAATCCATTGCTATCAAATGCTTGTAGCATGTATAAAATTAGTAAAGATGGAAAAACCATTGTAGGAAACAATGAAGATTGGGTAAGCCCCAACAGTCAATTTTGGTTTGAGAGTGGAAATACTGACAATTATGGTGTTATGTATATGGGTTTACTTGATAACTTTGCTCAAGGTGCAATTAACGAAGCAGGTTTAGTTTTTGATGGTTTTGCGAATCCTGAATTACCCGTAAATAATACAGAAGGAAAAACAGATATTCCTATTGGTCGTGCAATTAGAAAAATAATGCAGACAATGGATAATGTAGAAGAAGTAAAAGAGTATTTATCAAAAATAAATTTGAGTTCATTATCAAGTAGTCAGATTGTATTTGTCGACAAGTCTGGAGCGTATCTAATAGTAGAAGGAGATGAGTTAATTATAGGAGAAGATAAAGAAAAAATATTTTCAAACTTCTATTACTCACAAATCAAATCAGAGAAAGATATAAAGCTTGAAAATGTTCAATGTGGGCTAAAATTTATCAAATCCTCAAAGGCTAATGCTTCTTTAGATTATTGTAGTGAAGTCATGAAAAGTCTTTCTAGCTCTAAAACCTTTGGAACACAATATTCTACTATTTATAACTTGAACACTCTCAAAGTTAGAGTATATCTTTTTCATGATTATTCAACTTTTATAGAGCTTGATTTGATAGAAGAACTAAAAAAAGGAAATCATAGAATGATGATAGCTGATTTGTTTTCAAAGGAATCTGTTGGAAACAAGCATTATCAAAAATATAATGACAAAGAAAACCCTACTCGTTTTTTGAAAGAATTAGTAGATAGTTCGGAAGATATAACTGAGAAAGAATTGCAAGAAATGGGTTTCAACAATATCATAAATATGATTGGCTACGAATGGTTAAATGATAATAATAATCCTCAAGCTGCTATTAAGGTTTTTGATTATGGAACTACACTTATGCCAAGTGATGCTAATCTTTTTGATAGTTTTGGAGAAGCCTATTTTGAAAATAATAACTACGAGAAAGCTAAGATAAACTATGAAAAATCACTTGCATTAAACCCAAAAAACAAAGGCGCAAAGAAATTTATTGAAAGAATAAATTTGAAAATAGAGCAACAGAAGAAATTTAAAAAACTTCAAAAAATTATCGACCAATACGCACAGAATACACTAAAAAAAGGGAACATAAACTCACTAGCAATAAGCGTTTATAAAAATGAGGAGATGTATCATAATTATTATGGAGAAATAGATACAAATGCTAATAACTCCCCTACTGATAGCACACTTTATGAAGTGGCTTCAATCTCAAAAGTTTTTGTTGGTTCTCTTGTCGCAAAAGCTGTTGTAGAAGGTAAAATAACATTAGAAGATGACATCAGAATGTATTTTGAAAACGATTTCTCTAATTTAGAGTTTGAAGGAACACCCATCAAGATTAAAAATTTACTTACTCATACTCTTGGATTAAAAAATAGAACACCTAAAAAACTAGAAAAAATAAATGAACAAGTTAGGGCTGGGTACTATGAAAATAAAGAATTTGATTATGACACCAATGATTTATTGGAAGAACTTGAAACTGCAAAATTAGACAAAAAACCAGGAACATTCTATGAATACAACCTTGTTGGTTCTGAACTGCTTACCTGTATTTTGAGTAAAGTATATGAAAAACCGTATAAAGAATTACTTGAAGATTTTTTTGATGAATTAGGTATGAGAAATAGCTATCTACAAGAATATGAAAAACAAAAAGATTACATTATTAATGGCTATGGTGAAGATAAAAAGCAAGTACCTTTACTTAAAAACACTTTGCCTGGTGGAGCATACGGCGTTCTTTCTACATTACCAGATTTGACAAAGTTTATGCAATTTCAATTAGAAAGTAAAAATCCACTCATCGAAGAATCTACTCGTTTTCTGTTTGAGAATGAAGAGGAAAGCATAGGTTATTTGTGGGATGTAGGAGTAGAAGAAGTTGAAGGTTTTTATTATTCTAAAACAGGAACATCGAATGGTGTCCAAAGTGTTATTTTAGTTTGTCCAGAATCAGATTATGGATTGATATTAATGATGAATAATACTTCTGACGCTGCTTTTAATGACTGGGTAAATTTGTATAATAAAATTGAAACAGACTTAATTCAATATCCCAAACTTAATTTAGTTTCTTTATTAAAAACAGATTTCATAGAAAATCCTAAAAAGGCTCAAACAGAGTATAGAAGATTAAAAAGTGATACTACTAACTATGCATTTGGTTCTAATTATTTGAATCGTTTTGGCTATGAACTATTATTTAATAATCAAACAAAAAAAGCAATAGAAATATTTGAATTTGCTATTTCAGAAGACCCAAAAAATGCAAACCTTTATGATAGTTTGGGAGAGGCTTATTTTAATGATAATGACTACAAGAAAGCTCTTCTAAATTATAAAATATCATTAGAATTGAACCCAAATAATAAAAATGCAAAAGATTATATCTCTAGAATTAATAAGCTAGAATCTAATAATTAA
- a CDS encoding twin-arginine translocase TatA/TatE family subunit — MLNTLLFIGGLGAWEIALIMLIVLVFFGAKRIPELARGVGRGIREFKDATSEVKNSIEAESKKEDVSTTKKDA; from the coding sequence ATGTTAAATACACTTCTCTTTATCGGTGGACTTGGAGCTTGGGAAATTGCTCTCATTATGCTTATCGTCCTTGTATTCTTTGGCGCAAAGCGCATTCCTGAACTTGCTCGTGGAGTAGGGCGTGGAATCCGTGAGTTTAAAGATGCAACCAGCGAAGTAAAAAACTCAATAGAAGCAGAAAGTAAAAAAGAAGATGTTTCTACAACTAAAAAAGACGCCTAA
- a CDS encoding polyprenyl synthetase family protein, which produces MSKETQILPTFSLQEAQKALESHIKDLNTEGKPKDLYAPIEYIMSLGGKRMRPLLVLLGYSLYDSEWRNAVAPAIVTEVFHNFTLLHDDIMDNAPIRRGQPTAHEKWDENTALLSGDLMLIKTYQWFGESIPSDKLHSVLQLFNKCAIGVCEGQQFDMEFETRNNPENDVKIEEYLEMIKLKTAVLLGFSLELGAVLGGAKPYEAQQLREVGISAGIGFQLHDDILDVYADPKTFGKRVGGDITENKKTYLMLTALQKEKEAGQNQLQNWINKTDFDEAEKVKAVTQIYNKLNIRAITEDKMNQYFEKSYTTLENLSVRHPKQKEFLKQFLIQIQERQK; this is translated from the coding sequence ATGTCAAAAGAAACTCAAATCCTTCCAACATTCTCTTTACAAGAAGCACAAAAAGCATTAGAAAGTCATATCAAAGACCTCAATACAGAAGGTAAGCCAAAAGATTTGTATGCTCCTATAGAATATATTATGTCACTAGGAGGTAAGAGAATGCGTCCTTTACTTGTTCTTTTGGGTTATTCGTTATATGATTCGGAATGGAGAAATGCTGTTGCTCCTGCTATCGTAACAGAGGTTTTTCATAATTTTACACTCTTGCACGATGATATTATGGACAATGCGCCTATTCGTAGAGGACAACCAACAGCACATGAGAAGTGGGACGAAAATACAGCTCTTTTGTCAGGAGATTTGATGCTTATCAAGACCTATCAATGGTTTGGAGAGTCTATTCCTTCAGATAAATTGCATTCTGTTTTGCAGCTTTTTAATAAATGTGCGATTGGAGTTTGTGAAGGGCAGCAGTTTGATATGGAATTTGAAACTCGGAATAATCCAGAGAACGATGTAAAAATAGAGGAATATCTTGAAATGATAAAACTCAAAACAGCCGTTTTATTAGGCTTTTCTTTAGAATTAGGAGCTGTTTTGGGAGGAGCAAAACCTTATGAGGCACAGCAACTTAGAGAAGTCGGAATTTCGGCAGGTATTGGCTTCCAACTTCATGATGATATTTTAGATGTTTATGCCGACCCAAAAACTTTTGGAAAGCGAGTAGGTGGAGATATTACAGAAAACAAAAAAACTTATTTGATGCTAACAGCTTTACAAAAAGAAAAAGAAGCTGGACAAAATCAATTACAAAACTGGATTAATAAAACTGATTTTGATGAAGCAGAAAAAGTAAAAGCTGTTACTCAGATTTATAACAAATTGAATATAAGAGCAATCACGGAAGATAAAATGAATCAATACTTTGAGAAGTCTTATACTACTTTAGAAAATCTTTCTGTCAGACATCCAAAACAGAAAGAGTTTTTGAAGCAATTTTTGATACAAATACAGGAAAGACAGAAGTAA
- a CDS encoding helix-turn-helix transcriptional regulator, with protein sequence MNQQVRFKEIRKHFGLTQVKLGEETNTSTETISMIERGKVKTINDNVLAYFDKKGINNSWLKFGTGEMLKSESDNNSEWKNKYEKLEKESEEKEKKVTSLERRFMELQSQMNIMYQFILRNSDKLDISQLVEELNLGKGKASSSSANLFVSYSAYNNVEAEEEKVA encoded by the coding sequence ATGAATCAACAAGTTAGATTTAAAGAAATTCGTAAACATTTTGGACTAACTCAAGTAAAATTAGGAGAAGAAACCAACACATCTACGGAAACAATCAGTATGATTGAACGAGGAAAAGTAAAAACTATCAATGATAATGTACTAGCATATTTTGACAAAAAAGGAATCAACAATTCGTGGCTCAAGTTTGGAACTGGAGAAATGCTTAAATCTGAATCAGACAATAATTCCGAATGGAAGAATAAATATGAGAAGCTAGAAAAGGAATCAGAAGAGAAAGAGAAAAAAGTAACTTCTTTGGAGAGAAGGTTTATGGAGTTACAAAGTCAAATGAACATTATGTACCAATTTATTCTAAGAAACTCTGACAAGTTAGATATTTCACAGTTAGTGGAAGAATTAAATTTGGGAAAGGGTAAGGCAAGTAGTAGTTCTGCAAATCTATTTGTTTCTTATTCTGCTTATAACAACGTAGAAGCAGAAGAGGAAAAAGTAGCCTAG
- a CDS encoding rhomboid family intramembrane serine protease, producing MPRLTPVVKVLLILNIAIFALQYFVFGGNNPNQIDVLTQLFGLRYFGAESFAPYQLITHMFLHGGLWHILGNMYALFIFGPPLETYFDSKRFLALYMIAGLGAAVLHVGASAWEVQNREILIVEFEAHPEPALFSAFIDKEGYLNYNPATVDNFIGEFRQNPKNQSYVIEAKRVMNEMAQTKRNIPTVGASGAIFGILAAFGIVFANVKLVLLFPPIPIKAKYLVFGYALYEIYAIYQANPTDNVAHFAHIGGFIFGIILVKLWGKNDKPMRWN from the coding sequence ATTTTTGCTTTGCAATACTTTGTTTTTGGAGGAAATAACCCAAATCAAATAGATGTATTGACCCAATTGTTTGGGTTACGTTATTTTGGTGCAGAGAGCTTTGCTCCTTATCAGCTTATTACGCACATGTTTTTGCATGGAGGCTTGTGGCATATTTTAGGAAATATGTATGCACTCTTTATTTTTGGTCCTCCTTTAGAAACTTATTTTGATTCCAAACGCTTTCTTGCTTTATATATGATTGCAGGTTTGGGAGCTGCTGTTTTGCATGTGGGAGCGAGTGCGTGGGAAGTGCAAAATAGAGAAATATTAATTGTTGAATTTGAGGCTCATCCAGAACCTGCTTTATTTTCAGCTTTTATAGACAAAGAAGGTTATCTTAATTATAATCCTGCGACGGTAGATAATTTCATAGGTGAGTTTAGACAAAATCCTAAAAATCAATCTTATGTTATTGAAGCCAAACGAGTAATGAATGAAATGGCACAAACAAAACGAAATATTCCAACTGTAGGAGCATCAGGTGCAATATTTGGAATCTTGGCAGCCTTTGGGATTGTTTTCGCTAATGTGAAGTTGGTTTTACTTTTTCCTCCTATTCCAATAAAAGCGAAATATCTTGTTTTTGGTTATGCGTTGTATGAAATTTATGCCATTTACCAAGCCAATCCGACGGATAATGTAGCTCACTTTGCACACATTGGAGGATTTATTTTTGGAATTATCTTGGTTAAATTGTGGGGAAAGAATGACAAACCGATGAGGTGGAATTAG